Within Paramormyrops kingsleyae isolate MSU_618 chromosome 24, PKINGS_0.4, whole genome shotgun sequence, the genomic segment CCTGCTGTCCAACATAGCGGAGAACGCCGTCCTCTTTGCCTGCTATGGCACGTGCCAAGAGCTTACAAGGAGGATTTTCGGGCTGGAGTCGGTTGGCCAGCTCAGGTGAGAGAGACAGTGGGACAGTGTTATGGGTGGGGTCTGCATACCTCAAGGTGATACTCTGAATTAGTGAAAGGTTCACAGATAAGCATGGCTTTTTACATGATATAAGCAGAACCTTTTGTGTGGAATGACTTTTAAAGTCAGTGATTTCATCATAGGTTGTGAGGTTTGAGGTGAATGGGGATTACTGATAAGTATACTGTATAAACAAACGAATCAATACTCCTGTCTCAGACCTCGTCCCTCCCTATCTGTCCCAGTCCACACAGCTGTCTCCTGCCTGTCCCAGTCCTCTCCTCTTTCTCCCTGCCTGTCCCagtcctctcctcttcctccctgcCTGTCCCAGTCCTCATCTCCATCTTCCTGTCCATCACAGTGACCTTCAAAATGCCACAGCTGGCTCCATGGCCTCCATCTTCTCTTCTCTGGTGCTGTGTCCCACCGAGCTGGTAAAATGCCGCATGCAGGCCATGCATGAGATGCGTACGGTGGGCAAGACCTCCCTGCTGTGCCGTGTGTAAGTTCCCTCTTTACACCTATATCTCTATGCTGTCTGCTTAATGCAATCAAGATAAACTGGAGATCTCCTCTGACCAGCTCCAGCTGGTCCATCGTGAAGAACATCCTGAAGAAGGAGGGCCTCCCTGGCCTCTTCCAGGGCATGACCAGCACCTGGCTTCGAGAGGTGCCGGGCTACTTCTTCTTCTTCGGGGGCTATGAGGTCAGCAGGACCATCTTTGTCAACTGCGGCTACTCCAAGAACGACCTAGGTAGGTCACACCGGGGTAACCAGGGATGTGAGGCGGTGTGATGCTTGCTGCCTAGAAGGTATGATCTAACCCTAACATATTTAGATGACAAATGAGTCAAATGTTTGTGatttaatattttctttaatgttttGGAGTCCTCTGTATGTGTGCGTTTTCAGCAGTTCTGTAACCTCTGGCCCCCGGTATGTGAGTTTGTCTCGTTGATATGGAACCCCTTgtgtgtataatttatataaactACAGATATATACTGATGATCCACTCTGtagaaaaacacacaaagacaACGCATTTCAAACTTACACGCTACaacacaaacagaaacaaacTGGCAAACTAACACAGGTGTAGATCTAAAGGCCGACTTTCCAGTGTGACCTCCTGGTCAGCGGACCGAGCTGAGCTGGTGAGGCAGCTGTCAACGATCCGGCAGACCTGCGTAAACAATGCAGGCCGACTGTAAAAATAGCCACACACTTGACGAGCTGCCATGGGTGGATCAGACCGGATTTACTGCATCCCTCAGTCCAGTGTCGTGTGCTGGGGGCACTCAAAGGGTTTGTTTGTTGCTGTCAGAGCACAGTGGCTTTAAATGGCAGAAACCGGGGGCTCTGTGACAAACAGTGAGTTTTCAAAACACCAGTTATTTGGTGAAAAAAATAGTTTAAACAGACTTAAGGCAGTTTAAAccctgaaaaaaaatcacatgcaGCAGCACTCATGACTCCAGTGACATTGTTCTACTTAAAGCAGAAGAAAAACCACTGCAGAACTTTAGAAAAATATGTGGCATTAATTCTATTTCACCGTTTCTATTATTTTGAAAAAGTTTACctttcatttaatttctgcTCTGTCTGCCCCTCCCCAGATGCCGCCGCCCTAGTGGTGAGTGGCGGGGTAGGCGGCTCCTTTTTCTGGTTGGCTGTCTACCCCATCGACTCGGTGAAATCACGCATCCAGGTGCTGTCCATGTCGGGCAGACAGGCTGGCTTCCTGGCGACGCTGGTCAGCATCCTGCGAGCTGAAGGTGAGCAGGCCGGAATCGCCCCAAATGACCGGCTAGTGGCTGTAGGTGTCTCTGCCAGCCGGATGGTGTTTCCCAACCATGCTGTGCTATCTCCACACCCCAGGGGTGCCGGCTCTCTACGCTGGCCTGACTCCCACCGTGCTGCGAGCATTCCCCTCCAACGGGGCCCTATTCCTGGCCTATGAGCTGACCAGGAGTGGCCTCAGCAGCCGGGTCAGCTGACTCCAGCATGTGGGCCAGAGTTCACTGGGActgccaggggggggggcactcagtgACCTACGGTCGTCTTTTTTATTATCAAATGTCCTGCGATTCGCACAAACGACACACAGTCTGATTTAACATTATCTCCAAGAACACGTCAATCCCCAGAAAAACCTCATTACCTACCTCAGAATATTTATGCACATGCTGACAATCATGATAATAAGATTGTTTCAGTCTTAAGACAATTAATAATGAAAACGTGCAAACTTTAACCATGAAAAGGGGTGTACTCCAGTGCCAGGCCAAGGTCTTTAACTGGGATCGTTAGATGTCCAGGTATGTAAATGAACAAAAGCATCAGGTTAGCAACCATACATTCTGTGATTTCATGCTGTGTTTCTTATGATGTTATAATTTTatatgtaattttaaaaatcttaaGTTTATATGTAGTGGGGTCAGAGGCTGTTGTGTTGTGTTGAGCACTTAAATCTGAAAAGTCTCTCAGAACATAAAAATTCCATAAGTCTTCAACTAGTATATAAAGCAGCCTGGTTTAAGAGTGAAATGCTGCTTATTTGTATTAATTTGTGCTGCGATCTGTAActgtaatgtaatttaaaagTGTTCCTTGTTAATAGTGTTTAGTTCATCATCGCATCTTGTTTACAGTGTTACTCATCGAATTGACATAATAAATTGAAAAATCTGCCCCTACCATATCGTAATGTGATAAAGGTTTCAGCtacagataaaaaaataaaaataatgacgTCAAGTGGTTAAACCTGGCATCTCTTACAAAAAACTCTTACAAACTTTTCAGCTGATATTTAATGACTACATATGTGTATTTTACAACTGGCTTCACAGaacagtgaaaaaataaaatcatatgAAGTAATTCTGGTAACAATTTACATTAAttgcacatttatttttttattttattattttttttatatttcctcCACCACCCcactctgcggaggactgctttatttctatttatttatttatatttacttcGTCAAGAGAAGAGAGAAAACAACCAACATCTGTACGAATCACAACGaacatcaaacgttaaatgatgttgaacagcacacacaaaaagcattacaacacatgcccagaagcaacaacCGATCAAgactgtgtgtgtccgtgagcacgtgtccgtgagcacctgtgtgcacgcgtgtgtgtgtcagcgcgctggtgttcctaaggtttctccatgtaaatgtccagtagtgtgtgtggggagccacagccccgccccccaggaCAGGAAGCAGTTATGGAgaagacccgggccccagacatccagaggccccccagggcacgggaaccccaggaggaccaccacagggacaattgcagcccccacccagaaaagggcagaggagcgctccggaggggggccacatcacaggagccccagggggccgtggcggggAGCACGCAGGCTCTGCTGGCGGCcagccacaccagggcagaccggaccccgggcccagagatccaagggcccccccaccccccagtcggggcccgacagagccgggagggccaggcaaccgccgagagtgagccagcacacaccagagcatccaaccccggacatcgagaaccaccaacgcatcggcagccgggggcctcatccaccggcagggagtgtggcgggggggaataaagcacctttataatgcattcatagagcattcataagcagcgtgtaagtataccttaacatcctaacacaCCTTAACAGCTTGAATATACATTAACACAGATAATACATTTGATATACATTCATAAACATGATTATATGGTTATAATGTTTATTaccatataatgtttgttattaatgtgcATTAAagatgttaaggtatgttagaaTGTTAAGGTATAAATACACACcacttatgaatgttctatgaattcattatgaaggtgcagttaatgtaaagcttAACCGAAGTTTTAAATAAAAGCTGGCGTTTCTGATAAGACCTGTGCCCCAGTTTAGCCACGTTTTGTTTGTGATGATGTGTCtgatcaatattttaaatcccCAGTGAACGTACCGCTAGGACAAGGAGGCCTGTCCTCTCTCACCTCATAGCCGCGTGCGCCGGAGTGAATAAAACAGTAAGGGATCCTGTTCATATCGGAAACCATTATAAAACGCTAATAAACCgtttaaagcaatttaaaagcAGAATATTGTGGTCTGTAGCTCCTGGGAGTTACGCGAATGTGAAAATCATCTGTCACCGCGAAGCGGTAACACCAAacctcattcattcattcagtctCAGAAATATAAAGGATGCAGCCAAACAAGTGCCCGGTGTAGCCCGGCTTTACCGCGGCACGGTGCTTAAGGCGGCGCCGGGAGCCGAGGCTCTGTGACATTTTCCCACCAGGTTGTCGATGACAGCGCCGGACCTTTAAACGTGCGCGATGGTCCGCAAAACGCGGCCTGTGCATCAGCGGAGCGTAAGCGAAGCTGCTTATTGCAGCGACGGCAAGGTAAGCGTATAATTCACTGCCACGATCTAATTAATAgtaatataaagtttttctgttttgtgtttctaagaaataatgattttttGGTGCCTTCACGTATACACTCTTATGCGAGCGTAAACGTAAGAGTTAGCCTATGCACTATTCAACTATTACCACAATACTTTATGTGGTCGTTATTACTATTATAAAATAAACTTTAATCTTAGTTTTAGCTTTACATTAGATCTTTGTGCTTTTAACTGAAATTCTTGGCGTAAATAGGTTTATATATAGCGGATAAACAGGACCTGTTTACTCTTTTATTAGGTATTCTGACA encodes:
- the LOC111859219 gene encoding mitochondrial ornithine transporter 1-like isoform X2, encoding MAAERRAMNPFTDAVINLVAGSAGGAACVACGQPFDTVKVKLQTFPSLYRGFLHCFQTTYRQGGLWGLYQGTTPALLSNIAENAVLFACYGTCQELTRRIFGLESVGQLSDLQNATAGSMASIFSSLVLCPTELVKCRMQAMHEMRTVGKTSLLCRVSSWSIVKNILKKEGLPGLFQGMTSTWLREVPGYFFFFGGYEVSRTIFVNCGYSKNDLDAAALVVSGGVGGSFFWLAVYPIDSVKSRIQVLSMSGRQAGFLATLVSILRAEGVPALYAGLTPTVLRAFPSNGALFLAYELTRSGLSSRVS
- the LOC111859219 gene encoding mitochondrial ornithine transporter 1-like isoform X1, with the protein product MKVRYPRSGDRMAAERRAMNPFTDAVINLVAGSAGGAACVACGQPFDTVKVKLQTFPSLYRGFLHCFQTTYRQGGLWGLYQGTTPALLSNIAENAVLFACYGTCQELTRRIFGLESVGQLSDLQNATAGSMASIFSSLVLCPTELVKCRMQAMHEMRTVGKTSLLCRVSSWSIVKNILKKEGLPGLFQGMTSTWLREVPGYFFFFGGYEVSRTIFVNCGYSKNDLDAAALVVSGGVGGSFFWLAVYPIDSVKSRIQVLSMSGRQAGFLATLVSILRAEGVPALYAGLTPTVLRAFPSNGALFLAYELTRSGLSSRVS